Part of the Bacteroidales bacterium genome, TGTGAAAATGATAAATTTGCGATTAATATAGTTATTGTTAATACTATTACTGATTTTGATATTTTGTTATATAATATTTCCATGATATTATCTTATCTTTTTTTATTCAACAATTATTTTTTTGATTGTATTAATATTTTTTCCTGATAGTTTCAGATAATAAACGCCTTTTTTACAATCGGGGCATGTTATTAAATTACTTTTTCCATTCTTATTATTATAATACTTATCAGAAAAAATCAATTGACCTGTTGAATTGTATAATTCAATCGTACAATCCACATTATAATCAATAAACAATTTGAAATTACCATCATTTGGATTTGGGATAATTTTTACCAAATTTTCATTATGGATATCATTTATTCCGGTGTTAATTTCCACATTTATTTCATCGCTTGCAGTACAGCCATTTGCATCCGTTACAGTAACAGAATACAAACCGCTTGTTGTTACTTCAATAGTTTGTGTAATTTCATCTGTTGACCACAGATAAAAGGCAAATCCTTCGCCAGCATCAAGTGTTACATTTTCTGTACTAACAATATCATCTCCGAGATTAACAGTAAGTTCGGGGGGTTGATTAACCTGCATTATTCATACCTGA contains:
- a CDS encoding T9SS type A sorting domain-containing protein yields the protein MQVNQPPELTVNLGDDIVSTENVTLDAGEGFAFYLWSTDEITQTIEVTTSGLYSVTVTDANGCTASDEINVEINTGINDIHNENLVKIIPNPNDGNFKLFIDYNVDCTIELYNSTGQLIFSDKYYNNKNGKSNLITCPDCKKGVYYLKLSGKNINTIKKIIVE